The Lysobacter oculi genomic sequence CCCCATGACCGCCACACCGCGCATCCATTCCCGCATCGCCGGCACCGGCAGCGCCTTGCCGACGCGCGTCGTCACCAACGACGAACTGGCGAAGACGGTCGATACCAGCGACGAATGGATCGCCGCGCGCACCGGCATCCGCCAGCGCTACGTGGCCGGCGAGGGCGAGACCACGGTTTCGCTGGCGCGTGATGCCGCGTTGAAGGCGATGGAAGCCGCGGGCGTCACCGCCGCCGACATCGACATGATCGTGCTCGGCACCACCACGCCCAACCTGATCTTCCCGTCGTCGGCGTGCCTGCTGCAGGCGGAACTCGGGATTAGCGGCTGCCCGGCGTTCGACGTCAACGCGGCCTGCTCCGGCTTCATCTACGCGATGAGCGTGGCCGACAAGTTCATCCGTTCGGGCGATGCGAAGACGGCGCTGGTCGTCGGCTCGGAAACGCTGACCCGCATGATCGACTGGAACGACCGTGGCACCTGCGTGCTGTTCGGTGACGGTGCCGGCGCGGTCGTGCTCAAGGCCGATGCCGACACCGGCATCCTCAGCACCCACCTGCATGCCGATGGCAGCAAGAAGGAGCTGCTGTGGAACCCGGTGGGCGTGTCCGAGGGCTTCAAGCCCGGCGAGGAAAATGCCGGCGTGCGCGTGCTGATGACCGGCAACGACGTATTCAAGCATGCGGTCAAGGCGCTCGACGCGGTGGTCGAGGAAACCCTCGAAGCCAACGGACTCGACCGCCACGACATCGACTGGCTGATCCCGCACCAGGCCAATCTGCGCATCATCGAGGCCACCGCCAAGCGCCTCGACATGCCGATGGAACGCGTCATCGTGACCATCGACCAGCACGGCAACACCTCGTCCGGTTCAGTGCCGCTGGCGCTCGATCATGCGGTGCGTTCCGGCAAGGTGGCGCGCGGCCAGCTGCTGCTGCTGGAAGCCTTCGGTGGCGGTTTCACCTGGGGCTCGGTGCTGCTGCGCTACTGACCGGACACGCGCGCGGTCGCCGCCGCGCCATCCACGTGCGTACAGACGGTGCGCACGGCCAGTCGTTAAACTCGGGCGTTTCCGCATGGGAACCGTCGCGTGAGCGAACACTCGCCTGATCCACAGCTGGCTTTCGTTTTCCCCGGGCAGGGCTCGCAGAGCCTCGGCATGCTGGCCGAATTGTCCGAACTGCATCCCGTCATCCGCAATGCTTTCGAAGAAGCTTCCGACGGGGCCGGTGTCGACCTGTGGGCGCTGTCCCAGCAGGGGCCGGAAGAGATGCTCAACCGCACCGAATACACCCAGCCGGCGTTGCTCGCGGCGGGCGTGGCGGTGTGGCGCGCGTGGCAGGAAGCGGGTGGCGCGATGCCGGCGCAGCTGGCCGGCCACAGCCTGGGCGAATACAGCGCGCTGGTCGCGGCGGGTGCGTTGTCGTTGAAGGATGGCGCGCATCTGGTGCGCATCCGTGGACAGTTGATGCAGGATGCGGCGCCGGCCGGGACCGGTGCGATGGCCGCCGTCATCGGCGCCGACGATGCGCTGGTGGCGGAAGTCTGCGAAGCCGCCTCCGGCACGCAGGTGGTGGTGCCGGCGAACTACAACTCGCCCGGCCAGATCGTGATCGGTGGCGATGCGGCGGCGGTGGACAAGGCGCTGGCGATGCTGGCCGAGCGCGGTGTGCGCAAGGCGGTCAAGCTCGCGGTGAGCGTGCCTTCGCACACGCCGTTGATGCGCGAAGCGGCCAACCGCCTGGCCGAAACGATGGCTGGCCTGCAATGGGCGCTGCCGGCGATCCCGGTGATCCAGAACGTGGATGCCGCGGTGGCCGATGAAGTCGATGCCATCCGTGACGCGCTGGTGAGCCAGCTATACCTGCCGGTGCAATGGACGCGCTGCGTCGAAGCGCTGGCCGCACGCGGTGCGACGCGCATCGGAGAATGCGGGTCGGGCAAGGTGCTGGCGGGCCTCGCCAAGCGCATCGACAAGTCGCTGGATGCACGCGCATTGGGCAGCGTGCCCGATTTCGAATCCGCCCTCGCAGAATGGAAATGACGATGAGCAAGCCGCTCGACAACGAAATCGCGCTGGTGACCGGCGCATCGCGCGGCATCGGCGCCGCCATCGCCGACGAACTGGCTGCGCGCGGCGCGACGGTGATCGGCACCGCGACCAGCGAATCCGGCGCGAATGCCATCGGCGAACGCCTGAAGGCGCAGGGCGGCCACGGCCGCGTGCTGCAGGTCAACGAGGCGGGCAGCATCGAAGCCCTCATCGAAAGCATCCAGAAGGAATTCGGCGGCCTGTCGATCCTGGTCAACAACGCCGGCATCACCCGCGACAACCTGCTGATGCGGATGAAGGACGAGGACTGGCAGGCCATCCTCGACACCAACCTCACCAGCGTCTATCGCAGCTCTAAGGCGGTGATGCGCGGGATGATGAAGGCACGCCGTGGCCGCATCATCAATATCGCCTCCGTCATCGGCGTGACTGGCAATGCGGGGCAGTCCAATTACGCGGCGGCGAAGGCCGGGATCATCGCTTTCAGCAAATCGCTGGCGAAGGAGATCGGCAGCCGCGGCATCACCGTGAACGTGGTCGCGCCGGGCTTCATCGCCACCGACATGACCGCCGACCTGCCGGAAGACGCGAAGGCCGCGATGGCCGAACAGATCGCGCTCGGCCGCCTGGGCGAGCCCGCCGACATCGCGCGTGCCGTGGCGTTCCTCGCCGGGCCGGATGCCAACTACATCACCGGCGAAACGCTGCACGTCAACGGCGGGATGTACATGCCCTGATCGCGCGTCCGCATGCGTTATCGCCGCCACCCAAGGCCTGAATGCGACCATGCGCCGGCGTGTCTTGCATTTCGCCGGATTCCCGTACACTAGCCACCTGCTTTTATCTGAGCCAATTCCCCGGAGGGGTCACACATGAGCAACATCGAAGAACGCGTCAAGAAGATCGTGGTCGAACAGCTGGGCGTGAAGGAAGAAGACGTCACCAACAGTGCGTCGTTCGTGGACGATCTGGGCGCGGACTCGCTCGACACCGTCGAACTCGTCATGGCGCTGGAAGAAGAGTTCGAGTGCGAGATCCCGGACGAAGAAGCCGAGAAGATCACCAACGTGCAGCAGGCCATCGATTACGTGAAGGCCCACGTCAAGGAGTGATCCTGCACGCGCAGGATTGATGCCGGGGCCGCTTAGTGCGGCCTCGCGCATGTTGGAAGCCGCAAATCCCCCGCACACACGCAACACCCGATACATCGGAGCCCGCATGTCCAAACGTCGCGTCGTCATCACCGGCCTCGGCATCCTCTCGCCGCTCGGCAACGATCTGGAAAGCAACTGGGCCGCGATCAAGGCCGGCCGTTCCGGCATCGGCCCGATCACCCATTTCGATGCGTCCGCCTATCCGACGCGCATCGCCGGCGAAGTGCGTGGCTTCGACCCGGCCGCCTTCATCGGCGCGAAGGAGGTCAAGAAGATGGACCCGTTCGTGCACTACGGCGTGGCGGCGGGCCTGATGGCGATCCGCGACGCCGGCCTGGTCATCGAGGGCGAGGATGCCGAACGCATCGGCGTGGCGGTCGGCGCCGGCATCGGCGGGCTGTCGGGCATCGAGGAAACCACGCTCAAGGTCGCCAACGGCGGCCCGCGCAAGATTTCGCCGTTCTACATCCCCAGCACCATCGTCAACATGGTCTCGGGCCAGCTGTCGATCATGACCGGCGCGAAGGGCCCGAACATCGCCGCCGTCACCGCCTGCACCACGGCCACGCACAACATCGGGCTGGCCTATCGCATGATCCAGTACGGCGAGGCCGACGCGATGATCTGCGGTGGCGCCGAATACGCGACCACGCCGACCGCGGTGGGCGGCTTCTGTTCGATGAAGGCGCTGTCCACCCGCAACGACGAGCCCGAACAGGCCTCGCGCCCGTGGGACGAAGGCCGCGATGGCTTCGTGATGGGCGATGGTGCCGGCGTGCTGGTGATCGAGGACTACGAACGCGCGAAGGCACGCGGCGCACGCATCTACGCGGAGATCGTCGGCTTCGGCATGAGCGGCGATGCGTACCACATGACCGCGCCGAGCGAGAGCGGCGAGGGCGCGGCGCGCTGCATGGTCAACGCGATGCGCGACGCCGGCATCAACGCCGGTGACATCGGCTACATCAACGCGCACGGCACCTCCACGCCGGCCGGTGACCTGGCCGAGACCATGGCGGTCAAGGCCGCGATGGGCGATGCCGCGAAGTCGGTGATGGTCAGTTCGACCAAGTCGATGACCGGCCACCTGCTGGGCGCGGCGGGCGGCGTGGAAGCGGTGTATTCGACGATGGCGCTGTTCGACGGCGTGATCCCGCCGACGATCAACCTGGACAACCCGTCCGAAGGCTGTGACCTGGACTACGTGCCGCACACCGCGCGCGATGCCAGGGTGGAAGTCGCGATGTCGAACTCGTTCGGCTTCGGCGGCACCAACGGCACGCTGATCTTCAAGCGCGTCTGAGCACGCGCGGCGCTGTGCGATGCCGGCGCCGCATCGGCATCGCATGCTGATCGAACGGCTCGATTCCTCGCCCGACCTCGCCGATCTGCGGCGGGTGTCGGCGTCGCGCTATCCGCTGCTGCTGGCGTCGTCCGCTTCGGCGCTGGACGCCTCGGCACGCAAGCACGCGCGCTGGGACATGCTGCTGGTCGGCAATGGCGAAGGCTTCCTGCGCAATGCCGATGGCGCGTTGCGCGGAACCGATGGCGAGACGCTGGAAGGCGGCTTCCTCGACCTTCTGCAAACGCAATGGAACGCCGTGCGCACCCCGAAGCACGAGGATGCCGGCGCGCTGCCGTTCCGGGGTGGCTGGGCCGTCTTCATGGGTTACGAAATCGCGGCGGAAGTCGAGCCGGTGCTGCAACTGCCGCGTGCTGCAGGTGAGGTGCCGATGGCCGCCGCGCTGCGTTGCCCGGTCGCGCTGCTGCAGGATCACGCGAGCGGCGAGACGCTGCTGGTCAGCGAACCCGGTGCGGAATCATTGCGCGATGCGGTGCTGGCGGATGTCGCCGCGCTCGCATCGCAGCCGGCATTGCCCGGATGGCGCGTGCCGGCGGCGGTCGAAGAAGACGTGCCCGCGCGCTTCACCGAGGGCGTGCGCCGCGTGCTGGATTACCTGGCCGCCGGCGATGTGTTCCAGGTCAACCTGTCGCGTGGCTGGCAGGCGCGTTTCGATGCGCCGTTGGACCCCGCGTTGCTGCATCGACAACTCACCCGCGCCAACCCCGCGCCGTTCGCCGGCGTGTTCGCGCATGCCGACTGGGCGGTGGTCAGCGCGTCGCCGGAGCGGCTGGTCTCGGTGCGTGGTGATGTGGTCGAGGCGCGACCCATCGCCGGCACCCGTCCGCGCGTGGCGGGCGACGACGATGCCGGGCGCATCCGCGAGCTGGTCGGCCACCCCAAGGAGCGCGCCGAGCACGTGATGCTGGTCGATCTTGAGCGTAATGACCTGGGCCGCGTCTGCATCGGTGGCAGCGTGGAGGTGGACGAGATGATGACGGTGGAAAGCTACGCGCACGTCCACCACATCGTCAGCAACGTGCGCGGGGTACTGCGCGATGACGCGTCGCCTGTCGACGTGATCCGCGCGGTGTTCCCGGGCGGCACCATTACCGGCGCGCCCAAGGTGCGCTGCATGCAGATCATCGCCGAGCTGGAAGGCGCCGGCCGCGGCGCGTATACCGGGGCGATGGGCTGGCTCAACCGCGATGGCGACCTCGACCTCAACATCCTGATCCGCAGCGCGGAAGTGCAGGGCGACACGCTGCGTTTCCGCACCGGCGCCGGCATCGTCATCGACTCCGATCCCGACAAGGAGCTGGCGGAAACCCAGGCCAAGGCGCGCGGCATGTTGCGTGCGCTGGGCGTGGAAGGGTGATGACGGAATTCCGCATCT encodes the following:
- a CDS encoding beta-ketoacyl-ACP synthase III; this translates as MTATPRIHSRIAGTGSALPTRVVTNDELAKTVDTSDEWIAARTGIRQRYVAGEGETTVSLARDAALKAMEAAGVTAADIDMIVLGTTTPNLIFPSSACLLQAELGISGCPAFDVNAACSGFIYAMSVADKFIRSGDAKTALVVGSETLTRMIDWNDRGTCVLFGDGAGAVVLKADADTGILSTHLHADGSKKELLWNPVGVSEGFKPGEENAGVRVLMTGNDVFKHAVKALDAVVEETLEANGLDRHDIDWLIPHQANLRIIEATAKRLDMPMERVIVTIDQHGNTSSGSVPLALDHAVRSGKVARGQLLLLEAFGGGFTWGSVLLRY
- the fabD gene encoding ACP S-malonyltransferase — its product is MLAELSELHPVIRNAFEEASDGAGVDLWALSQQGPEEMLNRTEYTQPALLAAGVAVWRAWQEAGGAMPAQLAGHSLGEYSALVAAGALSLKDGAHLVRIRGQLMQDAAPAGTGAMAAVIGADDALVAEVCEAASGTQVVVPANYNSPGQIVIGGDAAAVDKALAMLAERGVRKAVKLAVSVPSHTPLMREAANRLAETMAGLQWALPAIPVIQNVDAAVADEVDAIRDALVSQLYLPVQWTRCVEALAARGATRIGECGSGKVLAGLAKRIDKSLDARALGSVPDFESALAEWK
- the fabG gene encoding 3-oxoacyl-ACP reductase FabG: MSKPLDNEIALVTGASRGIGAAIADELAARGATVIGTATSESGANAIGERLKAQGGHGRVLQVNEAGSIEALIESIQKEFGGLSILVNNAGITRDNLLMRMKDEDWQAILDTNLTSVYRSSKAVMRGMMKARRGRIINIASVIGVTGNAGQSNYAAAKAGIIAFSKSLAKEIGSRGITVNVVAPGFIATDMTADLPEDAKAAMAEQIALGRLGEPADIARAVAFLAGPDANYITGETLHVNGGMYMP
- the acpP gene encoding acyl carrier protein, whose product is MSNIEERVKKIVVEQLGVKEEDVTNSASFVDDLGADSLDTVELVMALEEEFECEIPDEEAEKITNVQQAIDYVKAHVKE
- the fabF gene encoding beta-ketoacyl-ACP synthase II, coding for MSKRRVVITGLGILSPLGNDLESNWAAIKAGRSGIGPITHFDASAYPTRIAGEVRGFDPAAFIGAKEVKKMDPFVHYGVAAGLMAIRDAGLVIEGEDAERIGVAVGAGIGGLSGIEETTLKVANGGPRKISPFYIPSTIVNMVSGQLSIMTGAKGPNIAAVTACTTATHNIGLAYRMIQYGEADAMICGGAEYATTPTAVGGFCSMKALSTRNDEPEQASRPWDEGRDGFVMGDGAGVLVIEDYERAKARGARIYAEIVGFGMSGDAYHMTAPSESGEGAARCMVNAMRDAGINAGDIGYINAHGTSTPAGDLAETMAVKAAMGDAAKSVMVSSTKSMTGHLLGAAGGVEAVYSTMALFDGVIPPTINLDNPSEGCDLDYVPHTARDARVEVAMSNSFGFGGTNGTLIFKRV
- a CDS encoding aminodeoxychorismate synthase component I encodes the protein MLIERLDSSPDLADLRRVSASRYPLLLASSASALDASARKHARWDMLLVGNGEGFLRNADGALRGTDGETLEGGFLDLLQTQWNAVRTPKHEDAGALPFRGGWAVFMGYEIAAEVEPVLQLPRAAGEVPMAAALRCPVALLQDHASGETLLVSEPGAESLRDAVLADVAALASQPALPGWRVPAAVEEDVPARFTEGVRRVLDYLAAGDVFQVNLSRGWQARFDAPLDPALLHRQLTRANPAPFAGVFAHADWAVVSASPERLVSVRGDVVEARPIAGTRPRVAGDDDAGRIRELVGHPKERAEHVMLVDLERNDLGRVCIGGSVEVDEMMTVESYAHVHHIVSNVRGVLRDDASPVDVIRAVFPGGTITGAPKVRCMQIIAELEGAGRGAYTGAMGWLNRDGDLDLNILIRSAEVQGDTLRFRTGAGIVIDSDPDKELAETQAKARGMLRALGVEG